The genome window ATCTTGGGTCGCGATCCGTCCGCGGAGCTGATGGAAACGATATTCTCCCGCTTCTGTATTGGAAAATAAATATTAATGAACTTTGATGTGTTGATTGTCGGTGGCGGTCATGCCGGGATCGAGGCGGCCTATGTTGCGGCCCGCCTGGGCGCGAAAACCGCCCTTGTGACCCTCTCCCGGGGGACCATCGGCCAGATGTCCTGCAATCCGTCTATCGGCGGGATCGCCAAGGGGCATCTGGTGCGCGAGATCGACGCCCTGGGTGGCTGCATGGGGCAGTTGGCCGACCGGGCGGGGATCCAGTTCCGGATGCTCAACACACGCAAGGGTCCGGCCGTCCGCGCGCCCCGCGCTCAAGCCGACAAGGTGCTGTATCACCTTGAAGCTCTTAAGGTTCTGGATAACGCTTCCGGCCTCACCCTACTCGAGGGGTGTGTTGAAAGGATTGTTTTCAAGGGTGGAAGGATTGAAGGGGTCGCGATCCGTCGGGTCATCGACAGCGCCGGGGAGCGTTGGGATAACCCCATCCTCTCTCCCACCGAAGAAGTTGTTGGGTGCCGGGCGGTGATTCTCTGTACTGGAACCTTTCTCAATGGAAAAATCTATCGAGGGATGGAAACCCATGTGGGGGGACGTGACGGCGAGCCGGGTCCGGGTGGACTGGCGATCTCGATGAATGAATTGGGATTGAAATTAAACCGACTGAAGACGGGAACACCGGCGCGGCTCGACAAGGCCACAATCGATTTCAGCAAAACAGAGAGTCAGCCGGGAGACGATCCGCCCCCACGGTTTTCCTATTTGGACGAGCGCCCCCCATTGTTGCCGCAGGTATCCTGCCATATCACAAAGACAAATGAGGCGACACATGAGGTTATACGGCGCAATCTTCACCGCTCGCCCCTCTATGGCGGATCGATTGAGGGGCGCGGGCCTCGATACTGCCCATCGATCGAAGACAAAGTGGTGAAGTTCCCCGATAAGCTGAGCCACCTGATCTTTCTTGAGCCGGAGGGCTTGGATGTCCCGGAGATTTACCCGAATGGAATCTCCACGAGCCTGCCCGCGGATGTTCAAGAGGAATTCATCCGGACGATGCGGGGGTTGGAGCGGTGCGAGCTTCTCCGGGCCGGATATGCCGTTGAATATGATGTTGTCATCCCGACTCAAATCGATGAGTACCTCGGGGTGAACACCTGTCCCGGATTGTATCTCGCCGGTCAGATCAACGGCACATCCGGATATGAAGAGGCGGCTGCGCAGGGACTCATCGCGGGAATCAATGCGGCGCGATGGGTGCAGGGACGGGAACCGTTTAGTCTCAGGCGAAGCGAAGCCTATATAGGTGTTCTTATCGACGACCTGATCACAAA of Candidatus Eisenbacteria bacterium contains these proteins:
- the mnmG gene encoding tRNA uridine-5-carboxymethylaminomethyl(34) synthesis enzyme MnmG, with product MNFDVLIVGGGHAGIEAAYVAARLGAKTALVTLSRGTIGQMSCNPSIGGIAKGHLVREIDALGGCMGQLADRAGIQFRMLNTRKGPAVRAPRAQADKVLYHLEALKVLDNASGLTLLEGCVERIVFKGGRIEGVAIRRVIDSAGERWDNPILSPTEEVVGCRAVILCTGTFLNGKIYRGMETHVGGRDGEPGPGGLAISMNELGLKLNRLKTGTPARLDKATIDFSKTESQPGDDPPPRFSYLDERPPLLPQVSCHITKTNEATHEVIRRNLHRSPLYGGSIEGRGPRYCPSIEDKVVKFPDKLSHLIFLEPEGLDVPEIYPNGISTSLPADVQEEFIRTMRGLERCELLRAGYAVEYDVVIPTQIDEYLGVNTCPGLYLAGQINGTSGYEEAAAQGLIAGINAARWVQGREPFSLRRSEAYIGVLIDDLITKIPTDPYRMFTSNAEFRLLLRQDNADRRLSEKGYQLGIMDDGAWRRIQERWNRTDREMDRLKQTSFNKFFDGEAKNSTIRTASTQTRVKDFEMPRDGGMPLSTWLRRPEITYKDLLKAGWESGLDSAAMAWIEAEIKYEGYIVRMTARQREVDLLDDVEIPDTFYNLLQKGLPGFPVEATENLLEIRPRTLGQAGRLAGVRAAHIDLLSIHVRSLEGAAQDRIQKETTNEI